DNA sequence from the Amycolatopsis sp. Hca4 genome:
GCCCTGGCGGTAGCGGGTGAGCACGAACAGCGCGTAGTCGACGCCGACGCCGAGCCCCAGCAGGGCGGCGATCTCGGTGCTGATCTTCGGCATGGTCATGACGTGCGACAACAGCGTCACGGCGGCCAGTGCGCAGCCCACCGAGACCGCCGCGGTCAGGACCGGGAGCAGCACGCAGGTCACCGAGCCGAAGGCCACCAGCAGCACCACGGCCGCGGCGAGCAGGCCGATCCCGGCGTTGCCCAGGTCGGGCGCGGCGGCCGTCATCGCGGCGAGCTCGCCGGACGCCCCGGCGGTCAGGCCGTCGGCGTTCCGGACGGTGGCGGCCAGCGCGTCGGCCGTCCCCTGGCCGAGGTCGGCGGCCGGCGCGTCGAAGCGCACGGTGAGCACCGCCGTCCGCCGGTCGGCGGACACCTGTCCCGGCGCCGGGTCGACGGACACCACCCGCGGCAACGCCGCGAGGCGAGCGGCCAGCGCGTCGAGCCGCAACCGGCCCGGACCACGGTCGATCGGGCCGTCCGGGGAGGAAGCGACCACGCGTTCGCCGGCGCCGCCGGAACCGGTGCTGCGCAGCAGGTTCGCCGCCAGCGTGCTGTCGGCAGCGGGGAGCACCACCGTGTCGCGGAAGGCCGCGCCGGTGTGCAGCGCGGCGGGAAGCAGCCCGCCGAGAGCCGCCAGCCACAGCACGAGCACGACGCCGGCCCGGCGGAAACACCAGGAAACGAGCGCCGTCATCGGTTCTCCTCCTCCCGCGGCCCGGTTGATCACGCTAACAACCATGCGGGGCGCGAAGATACCGTCCCGGTTCACAAATCGAATCCCGGAAACCTTTGCCGTGGTTAGTGATCCGGGTTTGTCGGGCAGGTGACAAACTCCGGTGCGGGCGTTGGTCCCGGCGTGACAGAACCCGTCTCGGACGCAGGGATGCCGGTTGCCAACTCCGATCCCGTGTGAGTACATGACGTCCGCGCCGACGACGGCGCGAACACTGCACGCGGCGCGGCGAGGGGTGTGAAGCATGACCGGGACGATCACGCAGGCGGCGATCCCGCAGCCGCGGGGCACCGGCCGCGCGCGGCAGCTGTGGTGCTCGCTGCCCACCGAACTCGCCGGGCGCTTCCGCCCGCACGCCGACCCGCTCGCGCGGCGGATCCTCGAGGAGGTCCAGACCGCCGTCCCGGAGTACGCCAAGCCCCTCGAAGGCGAATTCGGCAAGATGATCGTGCTCGCCATCGAGCAGGCGGTGCTCAGCTGCATCGACAGCATCGAGGAGCTACCGTCCACAACGGACGAATGGGCCGAGCTGTTCGTGGAGGTCGGCAGGCGCGTCCACCACGACGGCGGCAGCCTCAACTCGCTGCAGGCCGCCTACCGCGCCGGCGGGCGGGCGGCGTGGCGCTACGTCGCCGAGCTGGGGCAGGCCCACCGGTTCTCCGCGGCCGTGCTGTGCGTCGGCGCCGAGGCCATCTTCGCCTACGTGGAAGAGATTTCCTCCTACTCGGTCGAGGGCTACACCCTCGCCCAGGCGATGGCGACCGGCACGCTCGAACGACGGCGGCGCCGGCTCCTCGAACTGCTGCTGGCCACCCCGCCGACGTCCCCGGCCACGCTGGCGACGATGGCCAAGGCCGCGCAGTGGGTGATCCCGGAGTGGGTCACGGTGGTCGCGCTCGACCCTCGGACCGGCCCGCACCCGCCGCCGACCCCGCAGCTGGCCGGCGACGTGCTGCTGGACCTCGAAGGCCCCGAGTCGTGCCTGCTCACCCCGAGGCCGGACCGCGACCTGCGGGGCCTGGAGGGCCGGTTGCCGGGCTGGCGCGCGGCGGTCGGCCCCCGGGTCCGCCCGGCCGACGCGGCGACGTCGCTGCAGTGGGCCCGCCGCACCCTCGACCTGCTCCGGGGCGGCCTGGCCGGCGACGCTTCGGTGACGCACACGGCCGACCACCTGGCCACGCACTGGCTGCTGCTCGACCGCTTCCTGCTGGACGAGCTGTCGGCGAAGGCGCTCGCCCCGTTCGCGGGCCTGACGCCCAAGCAGCAGACGCGACTGGCCGAGACGCTGCTGAGCTGGCTGGAGCACAGTGGCAACACCCCGGACATCGCCCGGGCCCTGCGGATCCACCCGCAGACGGTCCGCTACCGCGTGAGCCAGCTGGCCGAGCTGTTCGGCGACCGGCTGGCGGATCCGGCGAAGCGCCTGGAGATCCAGATGGCCCTGAGCGCCCACCGGCTGCTGGGCACCCGGCCGCCGGCCGGCGACCGCTGAGGCCCCCGCCACGGCTCTGGTGGGGGCCTCGGGCGGCTGTTCCGGCGAGTGTCCTTGACCGCGTGCAGCCGCGAATCTAAGGTCGATCCAGGCTGTTAGCGCTAACAGTCCGGGAGGATCGACGATGACCGCACCCGAACTCACCCGGGAGCTGTTCGGCCAGGCCGGCGGCACCGACGTCCACCGGTACACGCTCCGGCACCCCGGCGGGCCGGTCGTGCGCGTGCTCGACTACGGCGGCGTGCTGCAGTCACTGGAGGCGCCGGACCGCGACGGCCGCCTCGCCAACGTCGTCCTCGGCTTCGCGGACCTGGACTCCTACGTCGCCAACAACCACCCCGAGGCGGACCGGGTGTTCCTCGGCGCGGTGATCGGCCGGTTCGCCAACCGGATCGCCGGCGGCACGTTCACCCTCGACGGCGTCCAGTACCGGGTGCCCCTCAACAACGGCAAGAACAGCCTCCACGGCGGCCCCGCCGGATTCGACACGCGGCTCTGGTCGGCGGCCGAGGTCCGGGACGACGACGGCGTCGCCGTGCGGCTCACGCTGATCAGCCCGGACGGCGACCAGGGCTACCCCGGCCGGCTCACCACCGAGGTCACCTACCGCCTCGACGCGCGCGGCCGGCTGCGCATCACCTACCGCGCGACCACCGACGCGCCGACCGTGGTCAACCTGACCAACCACACCTACTGGAACCTGGCCGGCGAAGGGACGGGCGACGTCCACGAGCACCGGCTGCAGCTCGCTGCGACCCGGTACTGCCCGACCGGCGAGGACCTGATCCCGGCGGGCGACCCGGTCCCGGTCGCCGGGACGCCGTTCGACTTCCGCGCGTGGGCGCCGATCGGCGCCCGGGTCGGCGAGCCGGACCCCCAGCTGGTGATCGGCCGGGGCTACGACCACAACTGGGTGCTCGACGACGGCGCCCCGTTCGCCGCACGCGCGTGGGACCCGGCGTCCGGGCGGCTGCTCACCATGTGGACGACCGAGCCGGGCCTGCAGTTCTACTCGGGCAACTACCTCACCGCGGACCTGACCGGCACGAGCGGCCGGCCCTACCACCGCGGCGCGGGCTTCGCGCTGGAGGCGCAGCACTTCCCGGACTCCCCCAACCGGCCGGACTTCCCCAGCACGGTGCTGCGCCCGGGCGAGGGCTACCACCAGGAGACGGTGTTCGCCCTGACCACCGCGGACGAGCCACCGGTGGCGTGAACGACAATCGCGGGGCGAACGCGGAGTCCCGCCGCTAGCCTCGCCGGTCATGGGAGATCTTTCCGCCGTCGCCGCGGACCTCGCGCCCACCGGCACGCTGCGCGCCTCGATCAACCTCGGCAACCCCGTGCTCGCGCACGGCACGCCGGCGGAACCGGGCGGGATCACGGTCGACCTCGCGCGCGAGGTGGCCGCCCGGCTGGCCGTGCCGGTGGCGTTCGCCTGCTTCGACGCGGCCCGCAAGTCGTTCGAGGCGCTGACCTCCGGCGCGGCCGACCTGGGTTTCCTGGCGATCGAACCCGCCCGCGCGGCCCAGGTGACGTTCACGGCGCCGTACGTCCTCATCGAAGGCGTGTACGTCGTCCCCGACGGCTCGCCGTTCGCTTCGCCGGACGACGTCGACCGGCCGGACGTCCGGATCGGCGTCAAGCAGGGGTCCGCGTACGACCTGTACCTGACCAGGACCTTGCAGCACGCGACGATCGTGCGCGGCGAGGACGGCCTCACCGCGTTCGAGGACGGCGGCCTGGAGGTCGCCGCCGGGATCCGCCAGCCGCTGACCGCCTACGTCACCGCTCACCCCGGCACCCGGGTGCTCCCGGGGCGGTTCATGGAGATCCGCCAGGCCGTGTGCACCACCCCCGACCGCCGGCCGGAGACGGTCGCGTTCCTGCACGACCTGGTCGAAGAGCTGAAGGCCACGGGCCTCGTCGCCGAGGCCCTGCGCCGCGCGAACCAGGACGCCACGGTCGCCCCGCCGGCCTGACGGCTAGCGGCCGGTCACCCCGTCGATCAGCTCCCGGCCGATGTCGACGTGCCCGGCGTGCCGGGCGAAGTTCTGCACCAGGTGGCACAGGACCCACGCGAAGGTGGGGTGCTCTTCGGCACCGCCGCGGCGGGTCGTGCGGGCGGCGCGCGCCCCCAGCGGTGTGACGGCGGCGAGCCGGGCGCAGTTTTCGCGCTCCGCGAGGAAGAAGGCCGTGAGGTCGGCCGAGGGTTCCTCCGGCGCGACGAACCACTCCTGCTCGGCGGTGCGGGGCCAGCTGAAGTCGACGTCCTCCCCGGCGAAGACGTACCGGATCCAGAACCGTTCGGTGCACGCCAGGTGCTTGACCATGCCCAGCGGCGTCCACCCCGAGGGCACCACGCTCCGGCGCAGGTCGTGTTCGGAGAGACCGTCGAGCTTGCGCAGGACGGCGGCGGCGCTGTGGCCGAGGTAGCCCACCAGCAGCGCACGCGGATCGGCCAGGGTCGGCGGGGGTTCGGGCGTCTCGACCATGATCGAAAAGGTACGGGCGGCCGCCCGCGACACCGGGTTCCCGCGCCCTCACGACGGGGTGACCGGCAGTCCCCTTGGCCTGCAAACCCCGGAGTCATCGAACCAACGGCATGCTCCTCTCATATCTGTCGTCATCGGTACGACATTGCGCCTTCTCGACGGTCGCAACGAGTGCTACGTTCCACGGGAGGAGCCGGATCGAGGCAGAGGAGCGGCGATGAGGCTTTCTCCCAGCGCCCACAAGGACTCGTTCTGCCGCGACCGGCTGCCGCCGGCCGAGCAGTGGCCGCGGCTGGTCTTCGACCTGCCGGAGCTGCACTACCCCGACCGCCTCAACGCCGCGACGGCGCTGCTCGACGAGACCACCGCCCGCCTCGGCCCGGACCGCCCCTGCCTGCGCTCACCGCACGAGACGTGGACCTACGGCGACGTCCTGGCGCGCGCCAACCGCATCGCGCACGTCCTCACCGCCGAGCTCGGTGTCGTGCCGGGCCACCGCGTGCTCCTGCGCGGCACCAACACGCCGTGGCTCGCCGCGTGCTGGCTCGGCGTCCTCAAGGCCGGAGCGGTCGCGGTCACGACGATGCCGATGCTCCGCCGCGGCGAGCTCGACAAGATCGTCGACCGGTCCCGGCCCACGGTGGCCCTCTGCGACGAGCGCCTCCTCGACGAGCTGCCGCCGGACCTGCCTGCCGTGCCCTACGGCACCGAGCTCGCCGAACGCTGCGCCCGCCACCCGGCGACCTTCGCCGACGTGCCCACCGCTGCCGACGACGTCGCCCTGCTCGCCTTCACCTCCGGCACGACCGGGACACCGAAGGCCACCATGCACTTCCACCGCGACCTGCTCGCCATCGCCGACACGTTCTCCCGCCACGTCGTCCGCCCCACCGCGGACGACGTCTTCTGCGGGACCCCGCCGCTGGCGTTCACCTTCGGCCTGGGCGGCCTCCTGGTGTTCCCGCTGCGCGCGGGCGCGTCGGTCCTGCTGGTGGAACGCGCGACTCCCCGGGAGCTGGCCTCGATCGTTGCCCAGCACGGCGTGACGGTGCTGTTCACCGCCCCGACCGCCTACCGCGCGATCCTCGGTGCCGGCGACGGCACCCTGCTGGCCGGCGTCCGCCGCGCCGTCTCCGCCGGGGAAGCCCTTCCCGCCGCCGTGGCCGAGCGCTACCGCGACACCGTCGGATCGCCGTTGATCGACGGCATCGGCAGCACGGAGATGCTGCACGTGTTCATCTCCGCGGCCGGCGACGACGCCCGCCCCGGCCGGACCGGCAAGGTCGTCCCCGGCTTCCGCGCCGCCGTCCTGGACGCCGACGGCCGTCCGGCGCCGGACGGCACGCCCGGGCTGCTCGCCGTCCAGGGCCCCACCGGCTGCCGCTACCTCGGCGACCCCCGGCAGACCGACTACGTGCGCGACGGCTGGAACATCACCGGCGACACCTACGTCCGCGAACCCGACGGCTACTTCCGCTTCGTGGCGCGCAGCGACGACATGATCGTCTCCTCCGGTTACAACATCGCGGCTCCCGAGGTCGAAGAAGTGCTCCTGACGCACCCGGACGTCGAGGAGTGCGCGGTCGTCGGCACGCCCGACCCGGATCGGGGTGCCGTCGTCACCGCCTTCGTCGTGCTCCGGCCCGGCGTCGCCCCGGGCCCGGACGTCGTGCACGCCCTGCAGGAGCACGCCAAAGCCGTTGCCGCGCCGTACAAGTACCCGCGCCGGGTGCGCTTCCTCGACACGCTGCCGCGCAATGCCGGCGGCAAGCTGCAGCGATACCTGCTGCGCGAGCGCTGACGGGGGTGACGGGCCCGCTGCCGAGGTGGGGTGGCGGTGGGCCCGTCACGTCTGAGGGGGGTCGAGGACATGGCACAAGCGTAGCCGAGGATTCGAACACATGTTCAGGGCCGATCGGGTGGATTGCAACTACGAGCGGTCACCGAAGGCCGCGACTTCTCCCGCGTTACAACACTTCCGAGTGACAAACAGTCCTCAGTGGACACTGAACGACCACCGCAAACGAGCCGACACCGCCGCGCGGGACGTCGTCACCCCCACCGCCGGCGGGCCGCCCGATTCCCCCGCCGTCACCGGCGAAACTCCTCACACCGCCGTGACCTGCACCGAGGACCATCACCCTGGCGTGCCGCCGAGGCGGTGGAAGCCCCGGAGACCCGACCCCATAAAGTCTTCGCGCAGCCATCGGAGGTGACCACCCGCGTGCCCGACGTCGACTACTACGAGGTGCTCGGCCTCCGCCGCGACGCCACGGCGGCCGACGTCAAGACGGCCTACCGCAGGCTGGCCAAGACCATGCACCCGGACGGCGGCGGCACTGTCGGCACGTTCCGGCTGCTGCGCGAGGCCTACGAGGTCCTGGGCGACCCGGTGGCCCGCGCGCGCTACGACGCCGTCGGCGCGGCCGTGGTGCCGGTGCCGGTGCCGGTCCGGCCGCGGCCCCGGCGGCGCTTCGGTGACGAGCCCGGCTTCGTCCCCGACCTGCCCGAGCTCGACGCCGAGGACCTGAGCTGGTGGCACTTCGCCGGCGAGGACACCCGGATGCGCCACGGCCGCCGCCGCGGGCCGGGGCACACGCCGGTGGTGGTCGCGGTCGCCGGGATGGTGCTGGTGCTGCTGCCCCTGGTCACCGGGGTCGGGTTCAGCACGCCGGTGCTCATCGTCTGGCTGCTGCTGACCGCGGGCACGGCGTTGCTGGTCCAGCGGCTGGCCCGCGGGTACCTGCGCGCGGCGAAGGCGCGCGAGGCGTACGCCGAGGAGTTCGGCGGCCGCACGGTGTTCGGCTCCCCCGGTACCGAGCGCGACGAGCTGGCCGAGCGGCTCACCGCGGACCTGCTCGAGGGCTACCTGACCCGGCTGCCGGGCGCGCGCATCTTCCACGGCCTCGCCTGGCCAGGCTCGGTGTTCGCCGACGTGGACCACGCGGTGCTGTGCGGCAAGCGGCTGGTGCTCATCGAGTCGAAGCTGTGGCTGCCGGGCCACTACGAGACGGCGGAGGACGGCAGGCTCCTGCGCAACGGCCGCCCGTTCCGCGGCGGCGGCAGCCGGCTCACGGAGAGCCTCGCGGCCTACCGCGACCTGCTGCCGGGCGTAGCGCTGCGGGGCGTGATGATCGTGTACCCGAGCCGCAGCGGCGAGCTGACGACGGCGGATCCCGGCGACCTGCCGGTGGCCCCGATGACGCCGGAGGAGTTCCTCCACGAGATCGGCGAGTGGCTGGCCGCCGATCCGTCCACTGTGGACCACGAGACGCTGCGCACGATGCGCGACCAGGTGGTCGGCGGCGGCCGGGCGGCATGAGCAGCCCCCGATTTCCACGCTACCGGAACGCACCGACAGTTCCGGGGCCGGCGGGTCGCGCAGCTCCGAAGTTCACACATGACCGCGGCGCCGCCGCAACCGGCGAAGGCGGCCGCGCGGCGTGAGCCCGGCCGCCACCCTCGGCACCGTCCTCCTCGCCTACCTCCCGGCCGCCGTCTCCCCCGGGCCCAACTTCGTGCTCATCGCGCACACCGCCGCGGCCGGCACCCGTCGCGCGGCGGTCGCCGTCGCGCTCGGCGTCGTCGCCGCCGGCGGGCTGCTCGCCTCCGTGGCCGTGTTCGGGCTGGGTGCCGTCCTGGCCCGCGAACCGTGGCTCGCGACCGCCCTCCGCGTCGTCTGCGGCGCCTACCTGGCCTGGCTCGGCCTCCGCCTGTGGCTGACCGCCCGGAACGCGGAAACCGCGCCACCCGACGCCCACGGCAGCGCCTTCCGCCGCGGCGTCCTGAGCAACCTGACCAACCCCAAGGCCGCGGCATTCTTCGGCAGCGTCCTCACCGCGACCCTGCCGCCGTCCGAACCCACCGCCGTCAAAGCCGCCGCCGTCGCGCTGATCGTCGCCGCGTCGGCCGCCTGGCACCTGAGTGTGGCGCTGCTGTTCTCCTCCCCCACCACCCAGCGCTGGTACACCCACGCGAAACCGGCCCTCAACCGCGTTGTGGGCACCGTTCTCGTCGTCCTCGGTGTCGCCCTCGCCGTAACGCCGTGAAGGCCTCCCCGCGGCAGCGAGGAGGCCTTCACGAACCGGATCGGAACTACCGGGTGCCACCCGAGGCGCGCTGCTTCTGCGCGTGCGCGGAGCGGGTGCAGACCTCGCCGACGTCGACCGTCTGGCCGCGGTCGGCGTAGACGTCCGCCACGCCGACGAGCTTGCCGCTCGGCGACGAGCAGGTCAGCTGGTAGGCCTCCTTCGTGCCGTACGTCGGCGGGGTCGGCGACGAGAACGAAACGTCGCCGGTCCAGTCGTCGACCGCACTCGGGTCCGCCTGGTCGTAGTTGACCACCACGGCCTTGTAGTCACCCGCGGGCGGGTCGAACAGCACGGCGTGCTCGGACGTCGTGCCGCCGTTCGCCGACGAGCTGACCAGGTTGCCCGCCGAGTCGTAGATGAACAGGTCCCAGTCGGTCGACGTGCTCGCCCAGTTGATGTTGACGCTGAACTTGCCGTTGTCGACCTTCGGCAGGCCGTCGACGTGGAAGGTGAACGTGTCACCCGCCGGGTCGGCCGGGTAGTTCTGGTTGATCGGCGGCACGCCTGCCGGGTTGGTGACCGGGAAGCCCTGCTGCGCCGGGCCCTGCGGGTCGCGCCCGTACCGGCCGGCCACGTACGGCCGCGTCGACGGGTTGACCGACCAGGCGAAGCGCCCGCCACTGGCGGTGAACTTCGAGTTCAGGTCGTCGGTGATGTAGATCGGCGGCTTGGTGGAGCCGTCGGGCTGGATCACCGGCGACGTCGGCGTCTGGAACGTCTTGTGCAGCTTGAGCTGGTAGTTCTTCGGCGCCGAACCGATCAGCGTCGAGTGCTGCTGCGGGTCGGCCGCGTTGCCGAGCATGTCCAGGAACGCCTGGCGGTTGCCGCCCTTGCCGGCACCGGCCGCGGGGGCCAGGCCCTCGTACTCGGCCACGACGCTGTCGGCGTAGGGCCCGTGGAAGCCGTTGCCGCCGACCTCGATGGTGAAGCCCCAGCCGCCGGTGGCCCAGTACGACCAGTCCTCGGTGGTGCCGGTCGTGTCGTAGAGCGCCCAGCTCGGCTCGCTGGTGTAGCCGTTGCGCGAGGCCAGCTTGTCGCCGAGGGCCTTGTAGGCCGGCTCCTCCAGCGGCGGCCGGACGTCCGCCACGCCCGGCGGGCGCAGCACCAGCGCGGCGACGGTGTGCATCGTCAGCAGGTTCGTCACCTGGCGCGAGGACACGATCGAGCGCACGTTCCGGACCTCGGGCTCGCTGAACGGCGCGGACCCGCGGAAGGTGTCGCCGCTCCAGGCCAGCTCGGCGCCGTTGCCGCCCCAGAAGCCGCCGTAGTTGCGGTTCGGGTCGGTGCCGCGCACGCGGCCGCCCGGGTTCGCCTTGCAGACACCGGTCGCGAACTGCGGCGGCGAGTCGTTGACGTTGCAGTTCTTGCGCTTCATCTCGTAGTCGAAGCGCGTGAAGTCACCCTTGGGCTCGGCCTCGCGGGAGATCTCGAAGCCGTCCGGGTTGATGATCGGCACGACGATGTTGCGCGTCTTGCTCACCAGCGACCGGATCGCCGGGTCCTTGGCGTAGCCGTTGATCAGCTCGTACGCCCATTCCATGACGTGCTCGCCGGCCGGCCACTCCCGGGCGTGGTGCACACCCATGGTGAAGTTGACCGGCTTGCCGTCGGTCACGTTCTTGACGTCCGTGGCGATTTCGACGCCGACGACGTCCCGGCCCTCCCACGTCGATTCCGGCATGGTGAACGCCGAAACCAGGCTGGGGTTCTTGCGGGCCAGCTCCTTCATCT
Encoded proteins:
- a CDS encoding M14 family zinc carboxypeptidase, whose product is MLASAVALAGTFVALPSGTAGAAQNILRADKSVARSCFEKVLPKGTSGTDRRELTSTVDGLVQARLKATPGAEGDWDVAVFDKATGAVVAASAALRSHELAESFVKKGQELVVQGCRYGGSAGQVQLGVDFLALTPQGTPTGAAAAAQRAELVRVETPTRADKNKLTALGLDVTEKGDATGVEVVLAGDADRKTLKDSGFKSKVIEADLSAKSVQDAKTDRQYAAKTAASALPSGRTSYRHLYEYNFEMKELARKNPSLVSAFTMPESTWEGRDVVGVEIATDVKNVTDGKPVNFTMGVHHAREWPAGEHVMEWAYELINGYAKDPAIRSLVSKTRNIVVPIINPDGFEISREAEPKGDFTRFDYEMKRKNCNVNDSPPQFATGVCKANPGGRVRGTDPNRNYGGFWGGNGAELAWSGDTFRGSAPFSEPEVRNVRSIVSSRQVTNLLTMHTVAALVLRPPGVADVRPPLEEPAYKALGDKLASRNGYTSEPSWALYDTTGTTEDWSYWATGGWGFTIEVGGNGFHGPYADSVVAEYEGLAPAAGAGKGGNRQAFLDMLGNAADPQQHSTLIGSAPKNYQLKLHKTFQTPTSPVIQPDGSTKPPIYITDDLNSKFTASGGRFAWSVNPSTRPYVAGRYGRDPQGPAQQGFPVTNPAGVPPINQNYPADPAGDTFTFHVDGLPKVDNGKFSVNINWASTSTDWDLFIYDSAGNLVSSSANGGTTSEHAVLFDPPAGDYKAVVVNYDQADPSAVDDWTGDVSFSSPTPPTYGTKEAYQLTCSSPSGKLVGVADVYADRGQTVDVGEVCTRSAHAQKQRASGGTR
- a CDS encoding LysE family translocator is translated as MSPAATLGTVLLAYLPAAVSPGPNFVLIAHTAAAGTRRAAVAVALGVVAAGGLLASVAVFGLGAVLAREPWLATALRVVCGAYLAWLGLRLWLTARNAETAPPDAHGSAFRRGVLSNLTNPKAAAFFGSVLTATLPPSEPTAVKAAAVALIVAASAAWHLSVALLFSSPTTQRWYTHAKPALNRVVGTVLVVLGVALAVTP
- a CDS encoding transporter substrate-binding domain-containing protein, producing MGDLSAVAADLAPTGTLRASINLGNPVLAHGTPAEPGGITVDLAREVAARLAVPVAFACFDAARKSFEALTSGAADLGFLAIEPARAAQVTFTAPYVLIEGVYVVPDGSPFASPDDVDRPDVRIGVKQGSAYDLYLTRTLQHATIVRGEDGLTAFEDGGLEVAAGIRQPLTAYVTAHPGTRVLPGRFMEIRQAVCTTPDRRPETVAFLHDLVEELKATGLVAEALRRANQDATVAPPA
- a CDS encoding AMP-binding protein, which gives rise to MRLSPSAHKDSFCRDRLPPAEQWPRLVFDLPELHYPDRLNAATALLDETTARLGPDRPCLRSPHETWTYGDVLARANRIAHVLTAELGVVPGHRVLLRGTNTPWLAACWLGVLKAGAVAVTTMPMLRRGELDKIVDRSRPTVALCDERLLDELPPDLPAVPYGTELAERCARHPATFADVPTAADDVALLAFTSGTTGTPKATMHFHRDLLAIADTFSRHVVRPTADDVFCGTPPLAFTFGLGGLLVFPLRAGASVLLVERATPRELASIVAQHGVTVLFTAPTAYRAILGAGDGTLLAGVRRAVSAGEALPAAVAERYRDTVGSPLIDGIGSTEMLHVFISAAGDDARPGRTGKVVPGFRAAVLDADGRPAPDGTPGLLAVQGPTGCRYLGDPRQTDYVRDGWNITGDTYVREPDGYFRFVARSDDMIVSSGYNIAAPEVEEVLLTHPDVEECAVVGTPDPDRGAVVTAFVVLRPGVAPGPDVVHALQEHAKAVAAPYKYPRRVRFLDTLPRNAGGKLQRYLLRER
- a CDS encoding helix-turn-helix domain-containing protein, which codes for MTGTITQAAIPQPRGTGRARQLWCSLPTELAGRFRPHADPLARRILEEVQTAVPEYAKPLEGEFGKMIVLAIEQAVLSCIDSIEELPSTTDEWAELFVEVGRRVHHDGGSLNSLQAAYRAGGRAAWRYVAELGQAHRFSAAVLCVGAEAIFAYVEEISSYSVEGYTLAQAMATGTLERRRRRLLELLLATPPTSPATLATMAKAAQWVIPEWVTVVALDPRTGPHPPPTPQLAGDVLLDLEGPESCLLTPRPDRDLRGLEGRLPGWRAAVGPRVRPADAATSLQWARRTLDLLRGGLAGDASVTHTADHLATHWLLLDRFLLDELSAKALAPFAGLTPKQQTRLAETLLSWLEHSGNTPDIARALRIHPQTVRYRVSQLAELFGDRLADPAKRLEIQMALSAHRLLGTRPPAGDR
- a CDS encoding aldose epimerase family protein, yielding MTAPELTRELFGQAGGTDVHRYTLRHPGGPVVRVLDYGGVLQSLEAPDRDGRLANVVLGFADLDSYVANNHPEADRVFLGAVIGRFANRIAGGTFTLDGVQYRVPLNNGKNSLHGGPAGFDTRLWSAAEVRDDDGVAVRLTLISPDGDQGYPGRLTTEVTYRLDARGRLRITYRATTDAPTVVNLTNHTYWNLAGEGTGDVHEHRLQLAATRYCPTGEDLIPAGDPVPVAGTPFDFRAWAPIGARVGEPDPQLVIGRGYDHNWVLDDGAPFAARAWDPASGRLLTMWTTEPGLQFYSGNYLTADLTGTSGRPYHRGAGFALEAQHFPDSPNRPDFPSTVLRPGEGYHQETVFALTTADEPPVA
- a CDS encoding DnaJ domain-containing protein, which gives rise to MPDVDYYEVLGLRRDATAADVKTAYRRLAKTMHPDGGGTVGTFRLLREAYEVLGDPVARARYDAVGAAVVPVPVPVRPRPRRRFGDEPGFVPDLPELDAEDLSWWHFAGEDTRMRHGRRRGPGHTPVVVAVAGMVLVLLPLVTGVGFSTPVLIVWLLLTAGTALLVQRLARGYLRAAKAREAYAEEFGGRTVFGSPGTERDELAERLTADLLEGYLTRLPGARIFHGLAWPGSVFADVDHAVLCGKRLVLIESKLWLPGHYETAEDGRLLRNGRPFRGGGSRLTESLAAYRDLLPGVALRGVMIVYPSRSGELTTADPGDLPVAPMTPEEFLHEIGEWLAADPSTVDHETLRTMRDQVVGGGRAA
- a CDS encoding DinB family protein; its protein translation is MVETPEPPPTLADPRALLVGYLGHSAAAVLRKLDGLSEHDLRRSVVPSGWTPLGMVKHLACTERFWIRYVFAGEDVDFSWPRTAEQEWFVAPEEPSADLTAFFLAERENCARLAAVTPLGARAARTTRRGGAEEHPTFAWVLCHLVQNFARHAGHVDIGRELIDGVTGR